The following are encoded in a window of Mycobacterium sp. ELW1 genomic DNA:
- a CDS encoding phosphatase domain-containing protein: protein MPRLPRRITSDLTAVVAGLEGKLTERRRDLKVQLGAFRGVHVVVYRGYVADDVAKVRVRVMETPELPGDSRIPYWDVAQSNVRRHATLSIVGTEVELRIGAHRATEVTDSHGFANFSLPVPKLRVGWHTAEAVAAGISDEEPAVGTGWVMKPSLAAPYLVISDIDDTILLTGLTEGVAMVARTLLHAVEQRSAIPGMAAFYRGLARGVESRTGSRRAEPTFFYVSTGSWSFYSMLEQFVELRAFPPGPMFLTDWGPTERYLRRSGAEHKRAAVRRLFEAYPRMRFVVIGDSGQRDPLIYEEVAREFPGRVLAAIIRQVGADDDERNASLREHAQTLRDEGIPMHLVADAGQAAELARSLRLCDEDTVAEARAELNG, encoded by the coding sequence ATGCCTCGTCTGCCCCGCCGGATCACCTCGGATCTGACCGCCGTCGTCGCCGGACTGGAGGGCAAGCTCACCGAGCGACGTCGTGACCTCAAGGTGCAGTTGGGCGCCTTCCGCGGTGTTCATGTGGTGGTCTACCGCGGGTACGTCGCCGACGACGTCGCCAAGGTCCGGGTCCGGGTGATGGAGACACCGGAGTTGCCCGGCGACAGCCGGATCCCGTACTGGGACGTGGCGCAGAGCAATGTGCGACGGCACGCGACGTTGTCCATCGTCGGTACCGAGGTCGAGCTGCGCATCGGCGCGCACCGGGCCACCGAGGTCACCGACAGCCACGGCTTCGCCAACTTCTCGCTGCCGGTGCCCAAGCTGCGGGTCGGCTGGCACACGGCGGAGGCGGTCGCCGCGGGGATCAGTGACGAGGAACCGGCCGTCGGCACCGGCTGGGTGATGAAACCGTCGCTGGCCGCGCCGTATCTGGTGATCTCCGACATCGACGACACCATTCTTCTCACCGGCCTGACCGAGGGTGTGGCGATGGTCGCCAGGACCTTGCTGCACGCTGTGGAGCAGCGCAGCGCGATCCCCGGCATGGCAGCGTTCTACCGCGGTCTGGCCCGCGGAGTCGAGAGCCGCACCGGGAGCCGTCGAGCGGAACCCACGTTCTTCTACGTCTCGACGGGCAGCTGGTCGTTCTATTCGATGCTGGAACAGTTCGTCGAACTGCGCGCCTTTCCGCCAGGCCCGATGTTTCTCACCGACTGGGGTCCGACCGAGCGCTACCTGCGCCGAAGCGGTGCCGAGCACAAACGAGCCGCCGTTCGCCGGCTGTTCGAGGCCTATCCGCGGATGCGTTTCGTCGTGATCGGCGACAGCGGTCAGCGCGACCCACTGATCTACGAGGAGGTGGCGCGCGAATTTCCCGGACGGGTGCTCGCGGCCATCATCCGGCAGGTCGGCGCCGACGACGATGAGCGCAACGCGTCGTTGCGCGAGCATGCGCAGACGCTGCGCGACGAGGGCATTCCGATGCATCTGGTGGCAGACGCCGGGCAGGCCGCCGAACTGGCCCGCAGTCTGCGTCTCTGCGACGAGGACACGGTGGCCGAGGCGCGCGCTGAGCTGAACGGTTAA
- a CDS encoding DUF4232 domain-containing protein has protein sequence MGYLPGAAAVLTAIMAIGSTVASPTASASPACTSDSLALSTGAPGSPGDATQIHFELIVTNISPQLCELNGYPGVDLIGPDDPMWGPDYQLPQQADAAVPITLAPGASASSRLTFLAEPNGWVPDTIAVTLPNAPGRMEVPWIAGRVPVARQDAASHPGTYVGPLHAVASDE, from the coding sequence ATGGGATACCTACCCGGTGCCGCCGCAGTGCTGACGGCGATCATGGCCATCGGATCGACAGTGGCGAGTCCGACAGCATCAGCCTCGCCTGCGTGCACATCCGATTCGCTTGCTCTGAGCACCGGCGCGCCTGGGTCACCCGGCGATGCGACGCAAATCCATTTCGAACTGATCGTCACCAACATCTCTCCTCAGCTGTGCGAGCTGAACGGGTATCCCGGCGTGGATCTCATCGGTCCCGACGACCCGATGTGGGGTCCGGATTATCAGTTGCCGCAACAAGCCGACGCTGCAGTGCCGATCACGCTCGCACCCGGCGCCTCCGCGAGCAGCCGTCTGACGTTCCTGGCGGAGCCCAATGGCTGGGTGCCGGACACCATCGCGGTGACGCTGCCGAATGCGCCTGGGCGGATGGAAGTTCCCTGGATCGCCGGCCGGGTGCCCGTTGCCCGGCAGGACGCTGCGAGTCACCCGGGGACCTACGTCGGACCGCTCCACGCGGTGGCGTCCGATGAATAA
- a CDS encoding PGRS repeat-containing protein: MINAPATTVFGRPLVGNGAAGTAAHPNGGDGGLLYGNGGAGYSSPTGGISGGNGGSAGLFGTGGVGGAGGAGANGGRGGSGGIISGDGGAGGLGGEAALGINGSNPGSGGAGGSAALFGSGGAGGQGGTGLTGTAAVTPDNGTGATGTTGTSLGYVGGPAGAGDNGTLGQIGGTGGAGYGPNVPLSNASAAGSAGGAGGLGGVGSDAESAGGAGGSGGVGGTGGLLFGSGGAGGRGGTGGTGGTGGTAANGGAGGAGGTAITSSTSDVTVAGGGGGSGGVGGVGGTGGAGGNGGVGGSGGRGGLWFGVGGAAGSGGTGGFGGTGGLAGNGGHGGDGGGAFALSNANESGIGGDGGAGGGGGVGGTGGHGTGGQGGTGGMAGTPGEGGLGGQTGSSGIHGAPGSGGSGGVGGTGGTGGTGGVTAKLPPAPSGDNTPIGPSGNTGVTGTGGGRGAPGQSGPVA, encoded by the coding sequence ATGATCAACGCGCCCGCGACGACGGTGTTCGGTCGTCCGCTGGTCGGCAACGGCGCGGCGGGGACGGCCGCGCACCCCAACGGTGGTGACGGAGGCCTGCTGTACGGCAATGGCGGCGCGGGCTACAGCAGCCCCACCGGCGGGATCTCCGGCGGCAACGGCGGCAGCGCAGGCCTGTTCGGAACGGGCGGGGTCGGCGGCGCCGGTGGTGCGGGTGCCAACGGCGGCCGCGGCGGCAGCGGCGGAATCATTTCCGGTGACGGCGGAGCCGGCGGACTCGGCGGCGAGGCTGCGCTCGGGATCAACGGCAGTAACCCCGGCTCTGGTGGCGCCGGTGGCAGCGCCGCCCTCTTCGGCAGCGGCGGAGCGGGCGGCCAAGGCGGAACCGGACTCACCGGAACGGCGGCCGTCACCCCCGACAACGGCACGGGAGCCACCGGCACGACGGGCACGAGTCTCGGCTATGTCGGCGGTCCCGCAGGCGCGGGCGACAACGGCACTCTAGGTCAAATCGGTGGGACCGGCGGCGCGGGCTATGGCCCCAATGTCCCCCTGTCAAATGCTTCTGCGGCCGGCAGTGCCGGCGGGGCAGGTGGTCTCGGAGGAGTGGGGAGCGACGCCGAGAGCGCCGGCGGGGCCGGGGGCTCCGGTGGCGTCGGTGGAACCGGTGGTCTGCTGTTCGGCAGCGGCGGGGCCGGAGGACGGGGCGGCACGGGCGGTACCGGGGGCACCGGAGGCACGGCCGCCAACGGTGGCGCAGGCGGTGCCGGCGGCACCGCGATCACGTCGAGCACCAGCGACGTGACGGTTGCCGGGGGCGGCGGAGGCTCCGGCGGGGTCGGCGGCGTCGGCGGAACGGGCGGCGCCGGGGGCAACGGCGGGGTCGGCGGCAGCGGCGGTCGCGGCGGGCTGTGGTTCGGTGTCGGCGGGGCCGCCGGATCGGGCGGTACAGGCGGATTCGGTGGCACCGGCGGTCTGGCCGGCAACGGCGGACACGGGGGCGACGGTGGCGGCGCGTTCGCCCTCAGCAACGCCAACGAGTCCGGGATCGGCGGGGACGGCGGCGCAGGCGGCGGTGGCGGAGTGGGCGGCACGGGTGGCCACGGCACGGGTGGCCAAGGCGGCACCGGTGGGATGGCCGGTACGCCCGGCGAGGGTGGTCTTGGCGGTCAGACCGGTTCGAGCGGTATCCATGGCGCACCCGGCAGCGGCGGTAGCGGAGGCGTGGGCGGCACCGGCGGCACCGGCGGCACCGGCGGCGTCACCGCAAAACTTCCTCCCGCCCCGTCGGGCGACAACACGCCCATCGGACCGTCGGGCAACACGGGCGTGACCGGGACCGGCGGTGGCAGGGGTGCGCCCGGCCAGTCCGGCCCGGTTGCATGA
- a CDS encoding pyridoxamine 5'-phosphate oxidase family protein encodes MNKGELAAELSHPGAQHLLSGAMARLAYNGHDGFPRVIPVGFHWTGERIVVSTAPTSPKARALASRPQVAVTIDGGSSPDEAKALLVRGLATLETVDGVTEEYLTSARNTLSGSELAEFERTVKSTYPQMVRISIDPVWARFYDFGAGRLPKFLSDLMNDG; translated from the coding sequence ATGAATAAGGGGGAGCTGGCGGCCGAGCTCAGTCATCCGGGCGCTCAACACCTGCTGTCTGGGGCGATGGCTCGGCTCGCCTACAACGGGCACGACGGCTTCCCGCGGGTCATCCCCGTCGGGTTCCACTGGACGGGGGAACGGATCGTGGTGTCGACGGCGCCGACCTCACCGAAAGCCCGTGCGCTGGCGTCGCGGCCCCAGGTTGCCGTGACCATCGACGGCGGCTCGTCTCCGGACGAGGCCAAAGCGCTGCTGGTGCGGGGCCTGGCCACCCTGGAAACAGTCGACGGCGTCACCGAGGAGTACCTCACGTCGGCGCGAAACACCCTGAGCGGCAGCGAACTCGCCGAGTTCGAACGCACCGTGAAATCCACCTATCCGCAGATGGTGCGCATCTCGATCGACCCGGTGTGGGCACGGTTCTACGACTTCGGCGCAGGCCGGTTGCCGAAGTTCCTGTCGGACTTGATGAATGACGGCTAG
- a CDS encoding class I SAM-dependent methyltransferase has product MTETARENSRTDQHPTPAYAVWLRVMALVYDPFVWMGELIGMRRRRRELVADARGRVVEIGAGTGLNLPHYPDGIDELVLTEPEPAMRRKLARRLERVGRAARISDASALHLPFTDASVDTVVSTLVLCTVPDPEAALREIARVLRPGGQLLFIEHIRSGSRLLAAYQDVMLRPWRGFAGGCVCNRPTLQMMTACGFTVQADAAVWHGMPAVVHPSPVLAAAVCTSSGARLMAAAVVHPSPSDGPLHEDHPVPARRCRGRSDRRRRLCFRRVGGRNPGKRCTTMQFGHSGLRRQPHGLRHVGVRHARPDHARRRGYCRASQWWAVDRQRI; this is encoded by the coding sequence ATGACCGAGACCGCCCGCGAGAACTCCCGCACGGATCAGCACCCCACGCCCGCCTACGCGGTGTGGCTGCGCGTCATGGCGCTGGTCTACGACCCCTTCGTCTGGATGGGCGAGTTGATCGGCATGCGACGCCGGCGGCGCGAGCTGGTGGCCGACGCGCGCGGACGCGTGGTTGAGATCGGCGCAGGAACAGGGCTCAATCTCCCGCACTACCCCGACGGGATCGATGAGCTCGTGCTCACCGAACCCGAACCCGCGATGCGCCGCAAACTCGCCCGGCGGCTCGAACGGGTCGGGCGCGCCGCGCGGATCTCTGATGCGTCCGCCCTGCATCTGCCGTTCACCGACGCCTCGGTCGACACCGTCGTCTCGACGCTGGTCTTGTGTACGGTCCCCGACCCGGAGGCCGCGTTACGGGAGATCGCCCGCGTCCTACGACCGGGCGGACAGCTGTTGTTCATCGAGCACATCCGCTCGGGCTCACGTTTACTTGCCGCGTATCAGGACGTGATGCTGCGGCCATGGCGCGGTTTCGCAGGCGGATGTGTGTGCAACCGCCCGACCTTGCAGATGATGACGGCCTGCGGCTTCACAGTGCAGGCTGATGCCGCGGTATGGCACGGGATGCCGGCGGTCGTCCATCCCTCGCCGGTACTGGCCGCGGCTGTATGCACGAGCAGCGGCGCGCGGCTAATGGCAGCGGCGGTCGTCCATCCCTCGCCATCGGACGGGCCACTGCATGAGGACCACCCAGTGCCTGCGCGGCGGTGTCGCGGGCGCAGCGATCGCCGGCGCCGGCTATGTTTTCGTCGCGTTGGCGGCCGCAACCCCGGCAAGCGCTGCACCACAATGCAATTCGGACATTCAGGCCTGCGGCGACAGCCGCACGGTTTACGCCATGTTGGTGTCCGTCACGCCCGCCCCGATCATGCTCGTCGGCGAGGGTACTGCCGAGCATCCCAATGGTGGGCTGTTGATCGGCAACGGATATAG
- a CDS encoding SAM-dependent methyltransferase, giving the protein MDSLVSNVSDTARWVTAHRAKESARPDALFRDPLAERLAGQQGHAIIAAAPRSIRDGWWLVARTKIIDDLIAQAISDGCDRVLNLAAGLDTRPYRLDLPAELEWVEADLPALVAEKEQLLADQTPRCRLSRHAVDLADPRARDAFLDEALAGATKAFVLTEGLLMYLDEADVIGLSAAFQRPEIAWWTFDFGSGGIKTTMNDKTDGMMRNAPIKFGPPTGLAFFENLGWSVASAESLLTAARRFRRLPLLLRLAARLPQPDPRNPGDRMWSAAVCVTPPARSGQ; this is encoded by the coding sequence ATGGACTCGCTCGTCTCGAATGTCTCCGACACGGCCCGTTGGGTGACCGCGCATCGGGCGAAGGAATCGGCGCGGCCGGACGCTCTGTTTCGCGATCCGCTGGCGGAACGGCTTGCGGGGCAACAGGGTCACGCCATCATCGCCGCCGCGCCGCGGAGCATTCGCGATGGCTGGTGGCTGGTCGCCCGCACCAAGATCATCGACGACCTCATTGCGCAGGCCATCAGCGACGGGTGCGACCGGGTGCTGAACCTGGCGGCCGGTCTCGACACGCGGCCATACCGGCTGGACCTGCCGGCCGAGCTGGAATGGGTCGAAGCCGACCTGCCTGCCCTGGTCGCTGAGAAGGAGCAGCTGCTGGCAGATCAGACTCCGCGCTGCCGGCTGTCACGCCACGCCGTCGACCTGGCAGATCCGCGCGCGCGGGACGCCTTCCTCGACGAGGCTCTCGCCGGGGCGACGAAGGCCTTCGTGCTCACCGAAGGTCTGCTGATGTATCTGGACGAAGCCGACGTCATCGGGTTGTCCGCGGCATTTCAACGCCCCGAGATTGCTTGGTGGACATTCGATTTCGGATCCGGCGGGATCAAGACGACGATGAACGACAAGACCGACGGAATGATGCGCAACGCGCCGATCAAGTTCGGCCCGCCCACCGGGCTGGCATTCTTCGAAAACCTCGGCTGGTCGGTCGCTTCCGCCGAATCACTGTTGACGGCGGCCCGGCGGTTCCGGCGGTTGCCGCTGCTCCTTCGGCTCGCGGCCCGCTTGCCGCAACCCGATCCGCGTAACCCGGGCGACAGGATGTGGAGCGCGGCGGTGTGTGTCACCCCGCCGGCGCGCTCAGGCCAGTAG
- a CDS encoding FAD-binding oxidoreductase, with translation MTAALTGRVVRPGDIEYNEASRGWNHLFVHRPAVVVFACSTEDVVNALTWARQEGLAVRVRSGGHALEGWSGVDDGVVIDVSGLKSVTIDAESRTATVGAGLNQLEAVTGLGRAGFVAPTGTEGSVGLAGATLGGGFGLLTRNYGMASDNLLAVEIVVASADGGAEVIVADEHNNPDLLWALRGAGNGNFGIVTSLTYRIHPLTQAIFVVATWPGFEDLEAVFESWQQSAPYADRRLTSQLEIEGDKVGLHALLAGGTEAEALQLLSPMLSIGSPDIVVQDAAWPEIYSGFQIPITEEPANWKFASQFMTEPLPSDAVRVIAEFMAKAPVGCNYFTNAFGGALPDSEPSGGSAFAHRGALYYAEPGAGWGVRGGPPASDDQTEAVLAWVAELTEALAPYVNGAYVNVPNAGMPDWERAYWGANVERLRQIKAAYDPANVFSYAQSITA, from the coding sequence ATGACCGCTGCACTCACCGGCCGGGTGGTTCGCCCCGGCGATATCGAGTACAACGAGGCCAGCAGGGGGTGGAACCACCTCTTCGTCCACCGGCCCGCTGTGGTCGTATTCGCCTGCAGCACTGAGGATGTCGTCAATGCGCTGACATGGGCGCGCCAGGAGGGGCTCGCCGTCCGGGTGCGCAGTGGCGGCCACGCCCTGGAAGGTTGGTCGGGCGTCGACGACGGCGTGGTGATCGACGTCAGCGGGTTGAAGTCGGTGACGATCGACGCCGAATCGCGCACCGCGACCGTCGGCGCGGGGCTCAACCAGCTCGAGGCGGTCACCGGCCTGGGCAGGGCCGGCTTCGTGGCTCCGACCGGAACCGAAGGCAGCGTCGGGCTGGCCGGCGCGACGCTGGGGGGCGGCTTCGGTCTGCTGACACGCAACTACGGAATGGCGTCGGACAACCTGCTGGCGGTCGAGATCGTCGTCGCCTCAGCCGACGGCGGCGCGGAGGTGATCGTCGCCGACGAACACAACAACCCTGACCTGTTGTGGGCGTTGCGCGGCGCAGGCAACGGAAACTTCGGCATCGTCACGTCGTTGACGTATCGAATTCATCCGTTGACACAAGCGATCTTCGTCGTCGCCACGTGGCCCGGCTTCGAGGATTTGGAGGCGGTGTTCGAGTCCTGGCAGCAGTCGGCGCCGTACGCGGACCGTCGGCTGACGAGTCAGCTGGAGATCGAGGGCGACAAGGTCGGGCTACATGCCCTGCTTGCCGGCGGGACGGAAGCTGAAGCACTGCAGCTTCTTTCACCCATGCTGTCGATCGGGAGCCCGGACATCGTCGTGCAGGACGCGGCGTGGCCGGAGATCTACTCCGGGTTCCAGATCCCCATCACAGAAGAACCGGCGAACTGGAAGTTCGCTTCGCAGTTCATGACGGAGCCCTTGCCGTCCGACGCGGTGCGCGTCATCGCCGAGTTCATGGCGAAGGCACCAGTGGGGTGCAACTACTTCACCAACGCGTTCGGTGGCGCGCTGCCCGACAGTGAGCCCTCGGGCGGGTCGGCGTTCGCGCACCGCGGCGCGCTGTACTACGCCGAGCCGGGCGCAGGTTGGGGTGTCCGAGGCGGTCCGCCGGCCTCAGATGATCAGACCGAGGCGGTTCTGGCGTGGGTCGCGGAGCTCACTGAAGCGTTGGCGCCCTACGTCAACGGCGCCTACGTCAACGTTCCGAATGCCGGCATGCCGGATTGGGAGCGCGCCTACTGGGGTGCCAATGTCGAACGGCTACGTCAGATCAAGGCCGCTTACGACCCGGCCAACGTGTTCTCCTACGCCCAAAGCATCACGGCCTAG
- a CDS encoding cytochrome c biogenesis CcdA family protein, producing MEHSLMGLAFGAGLVAVLNPCGFAMLPVYMTLVVRGDAAGQLTALRRAGVATIEMVLGFMAVFGAFGLLTVSAAAAVQQYLPYVTVAIGVLLVALGIWSLAGRHLPGLNPVTRSSRWAPTVRGGSMFGYGVGYAIASLSCTIGPFLAVTAASFRSGLIVDGLLTYLVYAAGMSLIVGVLAIAAAFANPIGVYRMRRILPYVNRFGGALVLLVGVYVGYYGVYEIRIFTGTAVSGDPVIAGAGRIQSGLTVWVHGHGGYPWLAALSVLMLSAFAVSWTRRLRRTAQVRRVLRLHSGDLSPSSS from the coding sequence GTGGAACACAGTCTGATGGGACTGGCCTTCGGCGCCGGGTTGGTGGCAGTACTCAACCCGTGCGGCTTTGCGATGCTGCCTGTCTATATGACGCTGGTCGTGCGCGGCGACGCCGCCGGTCAGCTCACTGCGCTGCGCCGCGCCGGCGTGGCCACCATCGAGATGGTGCTGGGCTTCATGGCGGTATTCGGTGCTTTCGGCCTGCTCACCGTCTCCGCGGCCGCGGCTGTACAGCAGTACTTGCCGTACGTCACGGTGGCGATCGGCGTGCTCCTCGTCGCCCTGGGGATCTGGTCGCTGGCCGGCCGGCACCTGCCCGGCCTCAACCCGGTGACCCGAAGCAGCCGATGGGCGCCGACGGTGCGCGGCGGCTCGATGTTCGGCTACGGCGTCGGATATGCGATCGCGTCGCTGTCCTGCACCATCGGACCGTTTCTGGCCGTCACCGCGGCCAGCTTCCGCAGCGGCCTGATCGTCGACGGGTTGCTGACTTATCTGGTGTACGCGGCGGGCATGTCGCTGATCGTCGGCGTCCTGGCCATCGCGGCGGCCTTCGCAAACCCGATCGGCGTCTATCGAATGCGTCGAATCCTGCCGTATGTCAACAGGTTCGGCGGCGCCCTGGTGCTGCTCGTGGGGGTGTACGTCGGCTATTACGGTGTCTACGAGATACGCATCTTCACCGGTACCGCGGTGTCGGGCGACCCGGTGATCGCCGGTGCCGGACGCATCCAAAGCGGTCTGACGGTGTGGGTGCACGGCCATGGCGGCTATCCGTGGCTCGCGGCGTTGTCGGTGTTGATGCTGAGCGCGTTCGCGGTGTCCTGGACAAGGCGCCTGCGGCGCACCGCCCAGGTTCGCCGCGTCCTGCGGCTGCATTCCGGTGATTTGAGTCCGTCGTCGTCGTAA
- a CDS encoding TetR/AcrR family transcriptional regulator, giving the protein MSTPMVEANDGVGLPDITPGDARQRILEATVECFRAYGYEKSSMRLIANTAKVSQTLLHYHFETKEKLFDAAINDVATKLFAAAETQLMPADSVGDGLADAAGLLYTLFIDNLDTVTFVVEFGAAANHNEFLRTAYLEFRDTQRRQFAGLLRSIAGEAAPDHVIDESVRLMEVVLLGMSMQRPFASDQERLRGDFDSFVLMLITRLFEGLASG; this is encoded by the coding sequence ATGTCGACACCAATGGTTGAGGCGAACGACGGTGTCGGCCTGCCCGACATCACGCCTGGCGACGCTCGGCAACGAATCCTGGAGGCGACCGTCGAATGCTTCCGCGCCTACGGGTACGAGAAGTCGTCGATGCGTCTGATCGCCAACACGGCCAAGGTGTCCCAGACGCTGCTGCACTACCACTTCGAAACCAAGGAAAAGCTCTTCGACGCCGCTATCAACGATGTGGCGACGAAACTGTTTGCCGCGGCTGAGACCCAACTGATGCCTGCCGACTCCGTCGGCGACGGCCTGGCCGACGCGGCAGGCCTGCTGTACACCCTGTTCATCGACAACCTCGACACGGTCACCTTCGTCGTCGAGTTCGGGGCGGCCGCCAACCACAACGAGTTCCTGCGCACCGCCTACCTCGAATTCCGGGACACCCAGCGGCGGCAGTTCGCCGGGCTGCTGCGGTCCATCGCCGGTGAGGCGGCGCCGGACCATGTGATCGACGAATCGGTGCGACTCATGGAGGTTGTGCTGCTGGGGATGTCGATGCAGCGCCCTTTCGCATCCGATCAGGAACGGCTGCGTGGCGACTTCGACAGCTTTGTCCTCATGCTGATCACCCGGCTCTTCGAGGGCTTGGCCTCGGGGTGA
- a CDS encoding APC family permease: protein MTQTVAGNEAADEFCEDCGYEPELKRTLNGFQVFAISFASLSVAVGIFATYDDVLRDSGPVGIWLFPIVAIGQILVALVYAQFAARIPLSGSSYAWASRLASPKLGWAFGWLAVLSAVASPVTIDNALASQCLMPLFGMEPSETTARVMTVALLIIQFILAVAATRIVGWVNSLSVGVELAILLVIGVALTIAIMVSGNAAPANLFSRGITEGNPNFWIIGGGLMAASIMGLSTLVGFETASNMAEEAKNPTRTVPRAIIGSVIAASVLGMVFVIILTVSITDMAKVSNTESPVAEIMNQRFGPGFERPLLAAIALAFFGAALVSMVSGARYIYAMSRDGRFPAHKVMGRVNPRTRTPIPATFLVLAVGVVLMAMMPGDALLQLIMAGAIVTILPYLFTIILYLATRHKLDSKPGGFDLGRWEWPVAIGALVWVVISLFVVITTSPGWAPIVLAFGLSAAGGVYFLYMWKFNRSVLEQEPGDPNMFAEVE from the coding sequence ATGACGCAGACTGTAGCGGGCAATGAAGCCGCCGACGAATTCTGTGAGGACTGCGGCTACGAGCCGGAACTCAAGCGAACGCTGAATGGCTTTCAGGTCTTTGCCATTTCGTTCGCATCCCTGTCGGTGGCGGTGGGAATCTTCGCGACCTACGACGACGTTCTGCGCGATTCGGGGCCGGTCGGCATCTGGCTGTTCCCCATCGTCGCGATCGGACAGATTCTGGTGGCGTTGGTGTACGCGCAATTCGCCGCCCGCATACCGCTGAGCGGCTCCTCCTATGCGTGGGCGTCGCGGCTGGCCAGCCCGAAGCTCGGGTGGGCCTTCGGCTGGCTGGCCGTCCTCAGTGCGGTCGCCAGTCCGGTCACCATCGACAACGCTCTGGCCAGTCAGTGCCTGATGCCGCTCTTCGGCATGGAGCCCAGTGAGACGACCGCGCGCGTGATGACCGTGGCGCTGTTGATCATTCAATTCATCCTGGCCGTCGCCGCAACGCGGATCGTCGGTTGGGTCAACTCACTGTCCGTTGGCGTCGAACTGGCCATCCTGCTCGTCATCGGTGTCGCCCTGACCATCGCAATCATGGTGAGCGGCAACGCCGCACCTGCGAACCTGTTCTCGCGCGGCATCACCGAAGGCAACCCGAATTTCTGGATCATCGGCGGCGGATTGATGGCGGCTTCGATCATGGGGTTGTCCACCCTGGTGGGCTTCGAGACGGCATCGAATATGGCTGAGGAGGCCAAGAATCCGACGCGCACCGTTCCGCGGGCGATCATCGGCTCGGTGATCGCGGCCTCAGTGCTGGGGATGGTGTTCGTGATTATCCTGACCGTGTCGATCACCGATATGGCCAAGGTGTCCAATACCGAGTCGCCGGTCGCCGAGATCATGAATCAGCGCTTCGGGCCTGGCTTCGAGCGGCCACTGCTGGCCGCGATCGCCCTGGCATTCTTCGGGGCCGCCTTGGTCAGCATGGTGTCAGGAGCCCGCTACATCTACGCGATGTCGCGCGACGGGCGCTTTCCCGCCCACAAGGTGATGGGCCGGGTCAACCCGCGCACCCGCACACCGATTCCTGCGACATTCCTGGTGTTGGCTGTCGGCGTCGTCCTGATGGCGATGATGCCGGGAGACGCACTGCTACAACTGATCATGGCCGGTGCGATCGTCACGATTCTCCCCTATCTGTTCACGATCATCTTGTATCTGGCAACGCGTCACAAGCTCGACAGCAAGCCGGGCGGATTCGACCTGGGTCGCTGGGAGTGGCCTGTCGCAATCGGAGCGCTTGTCTGGGTGGTCATTTCACTGTTCGTGGTGATCACGACGTCCCCGGGTTGGGCGCCCATCGTGCTGGCCTTCGGGTTGTCCGCGGCCGGCGGCGTGTACTTCCTCTACATGTGGAAGTTCAATCGCTCGGTGCTCGAGCAAGAGCCTGGAGATCCCAATATGTTCGCGGAGGTGGAGTGA
- a CDS encoding zf-HC2 domain-containing protein has translation MTTVDGPSSPGDTHPYALWDAAYVLGSLSSAERRDFEMHLRACPSCVDAISDLSGMPALLGQIDRGYVDSLDDRAGQAGLPPLRDELLARVNARRRRSRTATWMWSAAAALVVGLTVVALQSNPIVVTPAPVQAAALTMTPMRPVPLTATVTLTRRTWGTRIEMQCTYEAGPMDLDYDDGAASDKLAMVAVGRDGSHTQLATWTARIGMPATPGGSTSMSVDDIASVQIVSVDAGTVLLERDL, from the coding sequence ATGACCACAGTCGACGGTCCGTCGTCACCCGGCGACACCCACCCGTACGCGCTGTGGGATGCGGCATATGTGCTCGGCTCCCTGTCGTCGGCGGAGCGGCGCGATTTTGAGATGCACCTGAGGGCCTGCCCGTCCTGCGTCGATGCCATCAGCGACCTCAGCGGTATGCCGGCGCTCTTGGGGCAGATCGACCGTGGTTACGTCGACTCCCTTGACGATCGCGCCGGCCAGGCCGGGTTGCCGCCGCTGCGGGACGAATTGCTGGCCAGGGTCAATGCGCGACGGCGACGGTCACGGACGGCGACGTGGATGTGGTCCGCGGCCGCGGCGTTGGTCGTTGGGCTTACCGTCGTTGCCCTGCAGTCGAATCCGATCGTGGTGACGCCGGCCCCGGTTCAGGCGGCGGCGCTCACGATGACGCCGATGAGGCCGGTTCCTCTCACCGCCACAGTCACGCTCACCCGCAGGACGTGGGGTACCCGCATCGAGATGCAGTGCACCTACGAGGCGGGACCGATGGACCTCGATTACGACGACGGTGCGGCGAGCGACAAACTGGCGATGGTGGCGGTCGGTCGCGACGGGAGCCACACGCAGCTGGCCACCTGGACCGCGCGGATCGGGATGCCGGCAACACCAGGTGGCAGCACGTCGATGAGTGTCGACGACATCGCCTCAGTCCAAATTGTCTCCGTCGACGCCGGCACGGTGTTGCTCGAGCGCGACCTCTGA